The following is a genomic window from Methanolinea sp..
CGTCCCTCACGCCCGCGAGTGCGGAGGTGTAGAACCTGTCGAGCTGGTCGAATTCCGCTTCCTTCCCGAAGATGAGGGCGATATTCCGGGCATCCTCGAGGTACGTCTCCGGGCGGTAGCAGTCGAACCGGAAGACGTGCGCCCGGGGGAGCGAAGTCCTCACCCTCTTTTCTATCTCGTCGCACTCGGCCGTGCTCACGGAAGCATACAGGAAGAGCGCGTCGGGCTGCAGGGAGACTATCTTCTCGAGGTCAGGTGCCCAGATCGAGCCGACGGACGGGTACCCGGCGTACTCGGGGAAAAACTCGGGTTTCTGGGCGTTGTACTTGTCGACGGCCACGACGACATCCCTGCCGACGGAGAGCGCCCGCATCGTCTCGAGTGTCTCCCCGTTCATGACGATGATTCTCCGGAGCGGACGGGAGAGGGTGACCGTCCTCCCCGCTGAATCAGTCACTGTCCTCTCCCTGCCGCCCCAGTGGAGGAAGATCCACGCGGCATCGCGGAGGTCATCGAAATCGCTGCCGGAGACCGGGGTTCCCGATTCCATCGTGTCGAGGATGCGGGCAGAGATCTCGCCGCGCGAGATCGCGCCGTCACCGTCCGTGTCCAACGGGAGACCCGCGGAGACGTGTGAACACCCGAGGAGCAG
Proteins encoded in this region:
- a CDS encoding ABC transporter substrate-binding protein; its protein translation is MKATVLALCLLLTLLLGCSHVSAGLPLDTDGDGAISRGEISARILDTMESGTPVSGSDFDDLRDAAWIFLHWGGRERTVTDSAGRTVTLSRPLRRIIVMNGETLETMRALSVGRDVVVAVDKYNAQKPEFFPEYAGYPSVGSIWAPDLEKIVSLQPDALFLYASVSTAECDEIEKRVRTSLPRAHVFRFDCYRPETYLEDARNIALIFGKEAEFDQLDRFYTSALAGVRDAVGSEPPVPVYIETWNDYKSAGPGSGYHVKVAMAGGANIFSDSQSEYPEVDPESIVARRPHVVVKLAGSGKYVFGGYSGQNATRFADIHRALLARPGWNDLPAAREGRIYILHNAILGGPQYIIGVTYMARWFHPASAGRLDPAGLHREYLVRFQKLDPALARPDLFVYPAD